Genomic window (Candidatus Poribacteria bacterium):
ATTGAAAGATAAGGTGAGGGGTGTGCAGCGTTTTTGGGACGCTTCGTTTGAGATATAGATTGGAGGGGGATGTAATGGAGAGGTGAGTAGAAGGAGGAAACGATCACCATGGCGCATTTAAAACAGATTCAACCAATTTTTAGACCATGCCTTAAAACGGCCATGGTGATCATTATGATTACTTAATTAAACAGCGTCTCTGAGCCCTTTTCCAGCTTTGAAGGCAGGAACCTTCTTCGCTCCAATTTTGATTGTGGCTCCCGTTTGGGGATTTCGACCTTCACGGGGGGCTCTCTCTCTGACTTCAAAAGTACCAAAACCAATTAGCCCGACAGATTTACCAGCGGCTAAAGAACCTTTGATACAATCAATAACGGCGTCAACCGCTTTATTTGCGTCTGCTTTACTCGATCCTGTCGCATC
Coding sequences:
- a CDS encoding HU family DNA-binding protein, which encodes MADVSKQDVVDAVADATGSSKADANKAVDAVIDCIKGSLAAGKSVGLIGFGTFEVRERAPREGRNPQTGATIKIGAKKVPAFKAGKGLRDAV